GCTTGCCGGCTGGAAAAGTAGCTTGTCGCCCGAACGGCAACCTCGGGTGGCAACCTACTTTTCTGACAGTAGACtactttttcttatatatttgtACATGTGTCAGAAAAATGTAAGACTTTACACAAAAAATTATGCAAAGTCATCAACATCTAAGGGCAATTTCGACTCTTCACTTTAATTTGGGCATAGGATCAAGTTTTTATAAGAAATGAACATCTATAATTTTACACTTAAAAAAGTGGGCAATTTTGCCTATTTACACTTATGTTCGTGACAAGATCTttcatatagtataaaaatcatcgaaatgaatttaaaacgaataagttatgaaaaattaatttaaaatattttattttcttttcctccATTATTAATGTTGAACACAcgatttttttctttgttttctttttttttttctattaatttattttattttctatatttttgttagatatcaatttatgaatttttttaattataatggagtactccctccgtccacgaattaaagccccgtttgagggtgggcacggagactaagaaaactaaaaaaggtgttgtagatgaaatataagggtagttgactaaagtgataaagtagttgactaaagtgttaaaggtgttgtgtggtgggtccactagtgataaagtgtaataaatatagaatataaaaatgataaagttgttgtaaggtgggtccattagtggcaaagggtagtaaatataggaaaagaagaagagtaaaaaggtACATAAAGCACAacagggctttaattggtggacaaaaatttaagtgcaagtagggctttaattcgtggacggatggagtaatatttagtGCAATTGAGAAAAGTAagattaaatttgaaaataaaatttaaaaagacaattatattaattttaatataaacatatagatgaataattagttatatatatatctaaataacaaaatttcttctttagtttaaatttattttttataattatatttgtctataaattatgtattttgattatatttaaatttgattgaCTCTCCTATCCACGTGGCACCTGTTACGAGCCCCACGGTGGAGCGGTTCTGATACATGATGTATGCTAAAACTTGAAAGCCGTTGGAGTCTTacctaaaatatttaatttcttctggtaaaaaatgacaaattgtAATTAATGTTAATGAGAGATATCTGTATAATCCTGTGTTGGCAGCACCAAATTATTTATGAATCCATATTGAGGCGTGATTATAAATAGGCTAGGGGTATTACTAGTTGATCACACAGCAATACATATGAGCAATTCATCGAAAGCGGAGAAGATGAGGTGGGTGGTACTGGTGGTTATGGCCCTCGCCCTGCTAGTTGGGCGAGCGATGGCGGCGATACGGTGCGGCGAGGCCGTATCGAAGGTGCTGCCGTGCCAAGGTTTCCTGGTGAGCGGGGTGACGGCGCCGAGCGCGGCGTGCTGCGGCGCGGTGCAGTCACTGGAGAAGATGGAGAGGGCGTCGAGCGGCGATCGGCAGGCGATATGCAAGTGCTTCAAGGGACTTTATAGGGCTTTCCCTGTTAACATCACTAAAGCTCAGCTAATTCCTCAACTCTGCAATGTTACCATCGCCATTGCTGTAACTCCCGATATTGACTGCGACAGGTTgctaccaccaccaccaccaccaccaccaccaccattctTTTTTGATTAATTAGCCACCTTCCTCTGACttaattttgattcaatatGCAGGATATGAAGTGCATGCATGTTTTCGAGCTCTAAGATCTTCTTCAATTAATAAAACCAATAAATGTTCGTCTGTGCGTACTTCAGATTTTGTCCATGACTCAAACAAAGTGTAGACTCAACTTGTGTTTACTATGCTCTATTTTTCGAGGTTTTGAGTTGAAAATTAGTAATATCCTGTTTTAATTTGTGAAGACAAAAAATACTCAAGCTTCTTAAGAATATTAAAAACTATCCACTTATAGGTTGAATGGACAAAATTATTCTAAATGAAGAAAACCAGGCCAAATCCCCGTACTCATACCATCATGCATATATCTCCACCAAAGCCGGCTAATCCCCATCCCCTTCCCATGCatgaaatttttgttattgtgGGTAGTTTTATGTGTTTTTGTAATGATACAAAAAGAATCGTTTATTTTACTCAAGTTGTGttctctttaattttattaataaatttatcatgtgaaatgagagataataataaatttattcctTTAAATGTCTACTATTTTTTACTCTCATTTTttacaaaagagaattttacAATTTCTCATTCTTCTTTTCACTCCAAAAAGGGATAGTATTATATATCATTCAtttttgatgtgataatattatccttcttTGAAATGAAAAGAGGAATAAGAAATTGTGAAATTTtctttgtagaaaatgaggaagaaaaaaaaaagaaatttaaagagagaatttttgttatcccttatttttcaatgataCTAAACTCTAATATGATAAGATTTTGTACATTACCTATGGTTAAATGCCACAAATAACATAACGCAAGATTAATACTACTGGAATATTGTAGTTGTAACATCacctattatttttattttttttcaattcgaacacacttttaattttttgcaaTTACAACCTTCCCAGAATTTTTAGCAAAATATTATCGTTTTAccattgacaaaaaaaaaatttgaaccgTTCCAATTGCCAAGTGAATTACAATGATATTGTaagttttaatatttaaaagtGAGAAATTACCATTTCAAATAAATACTGTGTTATTTACACAGCTAACCCAATTTTCGTGTTCTCAATTTGCATAgcatttcctcaaaaaaaaaaaaaaaaaaaattgca
The genomic region above belongs to Salvia miltiorrhiza cultivar Shanhuang (shh) chromosome 5, IMPLAD_Smil_shh, whole genome shotgun sequence and contains:
- the LOC130985824 gene encoding non-specific lipid-transfer protein 1-like; translation: MSNSSKAEKMRWVVLVVMALALLVGRAMAAIRCGEAVSKVLPCQGFLVSGVTAPSAACCGAVQSLEKMERASSGDRQAICKCFKGLYRAFPVNITKAQLIPQLCNVTIAIAVTPDIDCDRI